Genomic DNA from Podospora pseudoanserina strain CBS 124.78 chromosome 4, whole genome shotgun sequence:
GGTTTTCCTCGTGGAGAGTAGCCGAGGCCAGGCCCTGAGAAGGATCGCGGAGGATCTGGGTGCACTTCTCCAACATGATTTCGGACGCACCCTTGACATAAAGACGAGCCTTGCCATTCTCCAGCTGAACCACGACACCCATGCACTTGCGTCCAGAGTCGAAGGGAATGAGGTGAAGGGTCTTGCTGCCGGAGCGCAGTTCAGCAACGGGGCCCATGGCAAGGTGCTCGCGAGCCAGAATAAGCATGGCGGTCTCCGTCTTGGAGCCGATGAAGGTGTGCTCGCCATCGACATCCCCCTCGAAGGCAGTCGAGTTGAGCGCGATAGACTTGAGCAGCAGATCCTTAGCCTCGGGGCTGAGCATCCTCACCACTTCCTGGGcctccacatccttctcGCTCCGAGGGCTCTCGCCCGGGATGGTGGAAGTACCAAAGCGGTGGCTTGTGCCGATGGTGCCAGCAACAACTTGCATCTTGTTCTGAGTCAAAGTGCCCGTCTTGTCAGAacagatggtggtggcattgCCCATGACTTCGCAAGCCTTGAGGTGGCGGACCAGGTTGTTGTCCTTGAGCATGCGAGTCGTGGCAAAAGCGAGGGCCAAAGTGACAGCCAAGGGAAGGCCTTCAGGAATAGCGACGACCACGATTGTGACGACCATGATGAAGATATCGATAAACTGCTGGCCCTTTTGCGCGGGGGTGAGCGGAGCGAATTGACGGGGAAGCTTGAccaggaagatgatgaacagaatcaggaagaggaggagggcgatggcACCGCCGAGCTTGGCGATGGACTCGGCAATGACATTGAGCTTCGACTGCAAGGGGGTGATCTCGGGGTCTTCATTGAGCGACATGAGCGTCTTGCCATAGCTGGAGTAGACACCGGTCGAGGTAACCATGAATGTACCGACACCCTCCATGACGCGGGCGCCCGACTGGATAAAGGGGTCCATCTTCTTCAGGTTCTCGCCATTCTCGATTGCCGCAAAGACCTCGTCGGAGGCACGCTTCTTGATAATGTCGGATTCACCAGTGGCCTGAGACTCGTCGCACTTGACGTTGAAACCCTCAATGAGAACACCATCAACGGGGATCAAATCGCCGGGCTCCAAGTGCATGACATCGCCAACTAGAACGTCAAAAACCGAGATTTCCACAGTCTTTCCAGATCGAACAACGCGAACCACACGatcctgcttcttcttgttcagCTTGGCGAATTGGCGTTCCTTCTGGAAGTCGTTCAAAGATCCAACAATAAccacgatggtgatggcggcaatAATGGCAACACCCTCGATCCATTCTACACCGGGGTTTGTGGCGTCGTGCTCCTGGCCGAATGTTTGATACAAGCCAATGGCCAGAGAAATGACGGCGGCAACGGACAGCAGGATCAGGACCTTGTCATTATACGTGATCCACatgagctggagaagattcttgcccttcttggcagGAAGCCGGTTGTCGCTGAAGACGCGCTTtctcgaggagaaggcccCCGAGTCCTGCCTGCCGGAAGCCGTCGCATGGCTATCAGTCTGGGCAAGCTTGGTGTCGGCCGAGCCGACGTGAGCGGTAGCCTCCTCAAACGTGACGCGCCCAGGAAGAGTAGCCTCGTCGGCGCTAAGACCAGTCGACCGGTTGGATCTCAATCCCTTCTCGATACCGGCGAGGCCACCCAGCTTGTAGAAGGCAGACAAGCTCTTGGGGTCGAACATCTTGTTCAGTTGGCCAGGCGCAAAGGCGAAGGGGTTGTCGTTAACCTGGAAATCGGCCTCCTTGCCCTGGTCGGGCTTCAAAGCATCCGGATCGTTCTTGATGCTGTCGTTGTCGGCAGCACCTCGGCTggccttctcccccaacgtAGAACCCCCTGCTACCGTGGTGTCGCCAATGGACGAGGTGATGGAGCGGTCATCGTCAGAGTTGACAGAGTCCTGGCGAGGTCTTGGGGCGCCAGGAACGGTGAGCAGTCCCGGATTTGGACCGCGGAAGGAAGCAAAGGGGTTTGACACATTGTGAGGACTTGTCGGCCTGCTCTCTCCAGAGAGACTCCTCTTGTGAGAATTTGTTGATGGTTCTGGCGTGGTGCCAGGTGATATTGGTGAGTTGGCGTCCACCTCTGGCTCGTTCGTGACAGGACTCGGGCTCACAGCCGTCGTGTCGATATTAATTGTTGGTCTGTATGACATTGTTAGGTGGGTGGTTGTGAGAGAGCAGTTGCGGCTCCCACGACGTTGTGAGCAGACAGGAAGGGGAATACATACGCTCTTCGGCGTCCAGAGGCGAAGTCTCCCTCCTTGGGACCATCCTGTGGTTCCGCCATGTCCAGCTGATGGTGCGGGTCACAGTCGTCAGCGAAGGCGACGGATATGAGCTGCGCCTACGGTGACACGAGGTCTAGAAAGCCTCTCGTAGTGGCGATGGGAGACGCgaaggggtggtgttgcgcaGATGTACAGTTGAGGTCGTCAGCTCTGAGCTCTCTGCCTTGTGTGTACTGCCACACTTGGGTCGGCAAACACAAACGGGTCTCAGGAACAGAGACTCATGAAGTGTGAGGTGAGTTGAGGTCGCCGGGTCTCGATCTGCGGGGTGCTATCTGCAGGCCTCCCTTGGGGAAAAGGTAAAAGAATTAAGAATTGGAattgggttgatgaggcAGAGTCGGTGAGGCAATCGGGGAGGTCCCCTGGGGTCCAGAGCGGTAGTTGGACGGTTGTTATGGAGTTTTTTTGAGGGTGAGGCGGTGCAAGCAACGCTATAACACTTGTTTCGAGGTCCAAGATGTCTGGCGCGTGCAGTTACCAAGGTCGCACTCCAACAAAAGAGCAAAGGAGCGTGATGAATGGAAAATGGGACGAAACAAAGCAGGAAGCAGCAGGGAAAGTGAAGCCGCGCAGAACCACTGACGACACAGCGGCTACGAAATTGGACCTGACCTGACCTGGAGACGGGATGGCCTAGGATGAGATGGGAGCTGTGTTTTCCCCTGTTGTTGGGACCCAAAAGGTGCCAAGAGAGGCTGTGCAGCGCCAGACGAATCAGAGACAGCGTGGATTTGCCATGTCACTTTAGCACCTGCGTACAATTTTCCCCATTCCCTACAGTGTGGGGTGAAAAACAGAATGCCAAGTACGACAAGCTCAATGGGCCATTTCACCACGGCGACTCATTCCAATGCGTTGCGGCAGAAGGGCATGCTGCTACTCTCCCTGGGAGATCACCTTGTTCGGAGGGATCATGTTGGTGGGAGGTTACCTGCCTCCGTCTgtgtcaccaccactaccGGGCAGTGCTTGACCCTCGGGGAGTACCACAGTATGTACTTACCACGACAGCAGGGCGAGCACTTCCCAACTCCTGTGCTCCTGAGCCCAGGGAGGGTGATATCCAAAACCCCAGTCACTAAGTTAAAAAGTAAAACTGTGCCGCCGTTATGCATCAGCCGCTCTGAGATGCCACCCTTTGGACAGTTGCCCCGTGCGCGAATCTGCCGAGGCCGCCGTTTCGCACAGTGCTTTCCATCAATTATACAAAAAGAAGCTCCGTTGCACCTGCCACCACCCATGCATGGGGTACCAGCATCGAAATCGACTTGGAATTTGGACGGTTGTCACCTCCTACACTGGCCACGATCAGGCTCATCAGGTTGCATCATGAGAGAAGTCCCGTCTCGCGAatctcaacatctccaacaaaACGGTGTGTTGTCAGTTATGTTTCCTGGCGTGTAATTTGGCCAGTGGACCCGATGCTAGCGTGCCCGCTGCATCGTCCTTGAACATTTCCCCTTTGTATCGGTGGTGCAACATCACAGCTTGATCATAGCTCGATCATAGCAACAAGAGTTGAAACATAATTTGAATAATAACTACTACTATTTCCTAACAACCAAGCACTCCTGTCACGCCCTCAGCCATACTGTGGGTTCTACCTTCCAGAGACACAGCCAGCAGAAACAAGCTCCCAAGTCTGGTACCAACCCCACAGTCCGGGGGTGATCGTCACAGAAACATGCACACATGCATGCGCTCGGTCCAAGCAACACTCGACCAGCACAACCGCCGGCTTTTTCTGCAAAACCATCGATGCCCGTCTCACCATGTTCCGAATTGTTACATCTTGCACAGACGGGGCATCCGATCTTCTTGGCTGAGTGAGAGGTTCGTCTGAACTTGACCATGCAGAATCGGCTCGACTTGCTCTCGAGGAGAGCATGAAACAAGACTTCCCCTTTCTCACTACCGATTGGCCAGCACCTGACACCTCGA
This window encodes:
- the PMC1_1 gene encoding plasma membrane calcium (COG:P; EggNog:ENOG503NX5D) yields the protein MAEPQDGPKEGDFASGRRRAPTINIDTTAVSPSPVTNEPEVDANSPISPGTTPEPSTNSHKRSLSGESRPTSPHNVSNPFASFRGPNPGLLTVPGAPRPRQDSVNSDDDRSITSSIGDTTVAGGSTLGEKASRGAADNDSIKNDPDALKPDQGKEADFQVNDNPFAFAPGQLNKMFDPKSLSAFYKLGGLAGIEKGLRSNRSTGLSADEATLPGRVTFEEATAHVGSADTKLAQTDSHATASGRQDSGAFSSRKRVFSDNRLPAKKGKNLLQLMWITYNDKVLILLSVAAVISLAIGLYQTFGQEHDATNPGVEWIEGVAIIAAITIVVIVGSLNDFQKERQFAKLNKKKQDRVVRVVRSGKTVEISVFDVLVGDVMHLEPGDLIPVDGVLIEGFNVKCDESQATGESDIIKKRASDEVFAAIENGENLKKMDPFIQSGARVMEGVGTFMVTSTGVYSSYGKTLMSLNEDPEITPLQSKLNVIAESIAKLGGAIALLLFLILFIIFLVKLPRQFAPLTPAQKGQQFIDIFIMVVTIVVVAIPEGLPLAVTLALAFATTRMLKDNNLVRHLKACEVMGNATTICSDKTGTLTQNKMQVVAGTIGTSHRFGTSTIPGESPRSEKDVEAQEVVRMLSPEAKDLLLKSIALNSTAFEGDVDGEHTFIGSKTETAMLILAREHLAMGPVAELRSGSKTLHLIPFDSGRKCMGVVVQLENGKARLYVKGASEIMLEKCTQILRDPSQGLASATLHEENRETIKHLIETYARNSLRTIGLIYRDFDKWPPKPARRVDAEKDEIVFEDICRNMVFVGMVGIKDPLRPGVPEAVRDCQRAGVVVRMVTGDNRLTAEAIARDCGILQPNSVVLEGPEFRNMTKAQQDEIIPRLHVLARSSPEDKRILVKRLKDKGETVAVTGDGTNDAPALKTADIGFSMGIAGTEVAKEASAIILMDDNFNSIVKALKWGRAVNDAVKRFLQFQLTVNVTAVVLTFVSAIYSAVTQSHPEEKATAVLTAVQLLWVNLIMDTLAALALATDPPQDSVLNRKPERKGSSIISPTMWKMILGQAVFQLLICFLLYFGKSSVYPGPEIIPDSQINTLVFNTFVWMQIFNQWNNRRLDNQFNIFEGLTKNWLFIAISAVMCGGQVLIVMVGGTAFRIADEGQSPTMWATAIVLGLLSIPVGVIIRLIPDEIIVALVPGVLKRKHSSKVPGINVSDDEERFTAYPAPLADIHEELAWLKRVKGGRLNNLKFAMKHPRETFLNRSPVPSREHSRSNSIHRLPQTPVREDSYGSTAPTPESRRRSRSNRSRSNSVLGAATVMTGIVAGSIAAGWSPIEKRGEPDFGQFPPKPSPLGQEIGEDDQAGRVSTDERREVEGSSSSSAQDVPIINVPKPKSPSTPTP